A DNA window from Patagioenas fasciata isolate bPatFas1 chromosome 1, bPatFas1.hap1, whole genome shotgun sequence contains the following coding sequences:
- the LOC139827070 gene encoding uncharacterized protein C3orf20 homolog codes for MFNQEGGLVTNKDEEMVREWKWPWDGKLAQPVVAQVNEYITVRIAGRFAISLVYKWQHESVCLSLSPRQDAALPQLELPKLTEQLMKNEVLEATESHTDDIVAARDLRNLQRKIWSIVDDWMQYYRTALGIDRIRLQKMSDLSLQPLRKGITQSAGALPVILDLQRSQGKRKENSRVPKSETPLLLDEVQLAPPCSMQQEPCSHPFRAHVLLNSKTKSEELHMTRFNLNNRRNVLDVINSWDKLWGTSQAACPAVLRRVMMGEEGKTCKCSNHRIPYVSDLEYDHLINNKMSSNEQIIVVCVSSSQTNEDQSEDEIEQLYERKNKNRSMPCAQVGFLRQ; via the exons ATGTTTAATCAGGAAGGAGGTCTGGTGACTAATAAAGATGAAGAAATGGTCAGAGAATGGAAATGGCCTTGGGATGGCAAGCTTGCCCAACCAGTTGTAGCACAG GTTAATGAATACATCACAGTGAGGATTGCAGGGCGCTTTGCAATTAGTTTGGTCTACAAGTGGCAACATGAAAGTGTGTGCTTGTCTTTGTCACCGCGGCAGGATGCGGCTCTTCCACAGTTAGAACTG CCAAAGTTGACAGAGCAGTTGATGAAAAACGAAGTTCTAGAGGCAACTGAGAGCCACACAGATGACATCgttgcagccagagacctgaggAATTTGCAGAGGAAGATCTGGAGCATTGTGGATGACTGGATGCAGTATTATCGCACAGCCCTAG GAATTGATCGCATACGCCTTCAGAAAATGTCTGACCTTTCTCTGCAACCCTTAAGGAAGGGCATAACTCAGTCTGCAGGTGCACTCCCAGTGATCTTGGACTTGCAGAGATCtcaagggaagaggaaagagaacagcCGAGTTCCCAAGTCAGAAACTCCTCTCCTCCTAGATGAAGTGCAGTTGGCTCCTCCTTGCAGCATGCAGCAGGAACCATGCTCTCATCCTTTCAG GGCTCATGTTTTACTGAATAGCAAAACCAAATCAGAGGAACTGCATATGACTCGGTTCAATTTAAATAACAGAAGGAATGTACTGGATGTCATTAATTCATG GGACAAGCTGTGGGGCACATCCCAGGCTGCTTGTCCTGCTGTGCTTCGAAGAGTTATGatgggggaggaagggaagacatgCAAGTGTAGTAATCATCGGATTCCCTATGTGTCAGATCTGGAGTATGATCACCTCATTAACAATAAGATGTCCTCTAATGAACAGATTATAGTGGTCTGTGTCTCGTCTTCACAAACAAACGAAGATCAAAGTGAAGACGAGATAGAGCAGCTGTACGAACGAAAGAACAAGAACAGAAGCATGCCTTGTGCTCAGGTGGGTTTTCTCAGACAATAG
- the LOC139827159 gene encoding uncharacterized protein: MEAVLTAPALEAGPVYFFDQMKTRRKERGKKIPEELSSCVTIDLLPGFAPSPLEGRNAICTGEHTERHQDGFLNNDNTRKEKYPVLRQVSCHSLCKTTTEDSNPKISQTSLIPQADEGSPLNTLNKSVAANMLQELGDKLQLLARYKTGFPQELVNVLTCTWRELTEAVDDHKRHQKSLVYKSVRSWRSQASEAVKSGAPGSKCTECELTAIRKEEYKKNFALPACTVKEKGKPETASNMPVGSEAPVVQNDADQSPATISFSLSSNIGEERGKSSSRQLSWMAGAQQGWLELCSTWTAVLNA; the protein is encoded by the exons ATGGAAGCAGTGCTTACCgctccagcactggaggcaggacCTGTATATTTCTTTGACCAG ATGAAAACTAGAAGGAAAGAGAGGGGCAAGAAGATACCAGAAGAACTGTCCTCATGTGTTACTATAGATCTGCTCCCTGGCTTTGCTCCCAG CCCACTTGAAGGCAGGAATGCCATCTGTACAGGTGAGCATACAGAAAGGCATCAAGATGGCTTCTTAAACAATGAtaatacaagaaaagaaaaatacccaGTTTTGCGACAAGTGTCTTGTCATTCCCTGTGTAAAACCACTACAGAGGACTCAAACCCAAAGATCTCCCAAACATCTTTGATCCCACAGGCAGATGAGGGCTCACCACTGAACACGTTGAATAAATCTGTGGCTGCCAACATGTTGCAGGAACTTGGAGACAAGTTGCAGCTCCTTGCTAGGTATAAGACTGGTTTCCCTCAGGAACTTGTGAATGTGCTGACTTGTACCTGGAGAGAACTCACTGAGGCGGTTGATGACCACAAACGGCACCAGAAGTCACTAGTGTACAAAAGTGTTAGATCCTGGAGAAGCCAGGCCTCAGAGGCGGTTAAGAGTGGTGCTCCAGGGTCCAAATGCACTGAGTGTGAACTCACTGCCATCAGAAAAGAAGAATACAAAAAAAACTTTGCTCTACCAGCCTGCACtgtgaaggaaaaaggaaaacctgAGACAGCATCCAACATGCCTGTAGGAAGTGAAG ctcctgttgtgcaaaatgATGCTGACCAGTCACCTGCCACCATCAGCTTCTCACTTTCATCCAACATCGGTGAGGAAAGAGGTAAGAGTAGCAGCAGGCAGCTCAGCTGGATGGCTGGTGCTCAGCAGGGGTGGTTAGAATTATGCAGTACCTGGACAGCTGTTCTGAATGCCTGA